From Calditerricola satsumensis, the proteins below share one genomic window:
- a CDS encoding YerC/YecD family TrpR-related protein has protein sequence MPLEKLKSREVDQLFEAILTLRTVEECYRFFDDLCTVNEIYSLAQRLEVARMLRKGCTYSQIEMETGASTATISRVKRCLNYGNDGYELVLSRLEEAKEAKGRSSSGKALPASSHDEGGA, from the coding sequence ATGCCCCTGGAAAAGCTGAAGAGCCGCGAAGTGGACCAATTGTTCGAGGCCATCCTGACCCTGCGGACCGTGGAGGAGTGCTACCGGTTTTTTGACGATTTGTGCACGGTGAACGAGATTTACTCCCTGGCGCAGCGGCTGGAAGTGGCCCGCATGCTGCGCAAGGGATGCACGTACAGCCAGATCGAGATGGAGACGGGCGCCAGCACGGCGACGATTTCGCGCGTCAAGCGCTGCCTCAACTACGGAAACGACGGCTACGAGCTGGTGCTTTCGCGGCTGGAGGAGGCCAAGGAAGCGAAGGGGCGTTCGTCGTCGGGAAAGGCGTTGCCCGCCTCTTCCCATGATGAAGGCGGAGCGTAA
- a CDS encoding DUF3048 domain-containing protein produces MRKGMVFALVLALAFMAGGCRNEVRTVPEPPPQAPGETETATEGEPTVVAPLTGQVVTVPASHRAVMAMVNNAPKARPQSGLDKADIVYEVLAEGDITRFAAIYHSQAPDVIGPVRSIRPYYIELGAGFDAVMVHAGGSPDALAQLREGGYAHLDEIHNPRYFWRDASRKAPHNLYTDLTRIRRAMADKGYPDVGKLPRLPFVDDPRQDPVGVPARKVEIRYMATYRCGYEYDAARQVYKRFTQGKPHRDRTTGEQLAAVNVIVLEAKHRVLDAAGRREIDLAGPGRAYVFQRGVMQAATWKRVDGVLRVYGEDGAEIPLYPGNTWVNIVPDAPGLTASVRYE; encoded by the coding sequence GCAGGCGCCCGGCGAAACGGAAACGGCAACGGAAGGGGAGCCGACGGTCGTGGCGCCGCTCACGGGGCAGGTGGTGACCGTCCCCGCCAGCCACCGTGCGGTCATGGCGATGGTGAACAACGCGCCCAAGGCTCGCCCCCAGTCGGGCCTTGACAAGGCGGATATCGTCTACGAGGTGTTGGCCGAAGGGGACATCACCCGCTTCGCCGCCATCTACCACAGCCAGGCGCCCGACGTGATCGGGCCGGTGCGGAGCATTCGGCCGTATTACATCGAGCTGGGGGCCGGTTTTGACGCCGTCATGGTGCACGCCGGGGGCAGCCCCGATGCCTTGGCGCAGTTGCGCGAGGGCGGATATGCCCATCTCGACGAAATCCACAATCCCCGCTATTTCTGGCGGGATGCGTCGCGCAAAGCGCCGCACAACCTGTACACCGATCTGACGCGCATTCGCCGGGCCATGGCCGACAAAGGGTACCCCGACGTTGGCAAGCTGCCGCGCCTGCCCTTTGTGGACGATCCGCGCCAGGATCCGGTCGGGGTGCCGGCGCGGAAGGTGGAGATCCGCTACATGGCGACGTACCGCTGCGGATACGAGTACGACGCCGCTCGCCAGGTGTACAAGCGCTTCACGCAAGGCAAGCCGCACCGCGACCGCACCACCGGCGAGCAGCTTGCGGCGGTGAACGTGATCGTCCTTGAAGCCAAACACCGCGTGCTGGACGCCGCCGGGCGGCGGGAGATTGACCTTGCGGGACCGGGCCGCGCCTACGTGTTTCAGCGCGGGGTGATGCAAGCCGCCACGTGGAAGCGGGTCGACGGCGTGTTGCGCGTGTACGGGGAGGACGGGGCGGAGATTCCCCTGTACCCCGGCAACACGTGGGTGAACATCGTGCCAGATGCTCCGGGTTTGACAGCCAGCGTCCGTTACGAGTAA